The window AATTTATGTTCGTTAAATGTTCTTTGAGATCATTAGTTTCTTTCTACTGAAATGTTCAGTGTAACATGTAGGTAACATGTTCAGATGAATTTTGTCTGAACAAGTTGCTAATGCTATCTATTATTTTAATGTGGCATGAATACTACCTAGTCATCATGTTAGAACTGTGTTGTTTATAAAAGTAACTGTTGCAATTTTAGACCAGTAGTACTATTATGCTCAAATATTGCCATCAAGGCAAACATGTGCATTCGTAGTTATTAGTTATTAAGAAGTAAAGTAATTATTTTTCATACTTTCTCCTTTATGATTATTTATCTACTTGTATTATTACTGCTACCATGGTCAAATTTGTTAGTAAACTCGTGTGCATTTAAATTTTGGTCAGCGCTGTTTCAGATTATCCCATTGCTACTGCATGTGTGATGGTTCTTGTTTGCTTTTATTTGATTCTCGCCACTAACCATGGGAAACATGTTAGCTTGCTTAGGAACTGGTATTTTGCATTTACGTGCTTAAATTTCATTGGGTCTATATGATTGTTATTTGCCGTTTACATGCTTTATTTTTTTGGGTCTATACAATGGAATTGATAGTTCCAACATGAATCTAAATCATTTAGTTGTGTGATTTACTGATTTAGGCAATCATTCTTGCTAGCCTAACTTGTGACTTGCTGCAAAAAAAAGAACTACATAGATCATGAAATTGGTCACTTGTTAACTGTTATGTCGTTGACAAATCTTGGTCTTTGTTGTCATATGTTGATTCCTTGTTGAGCACTTGTTGAGCACTCTCTTCATTCTATTTTTCATTGCAGAGATCAACCATGTTAACTGTTATGTCGTTGACAAATCTTGGTCTTAGTTGTCATATGTTGATTCCTGAACACGTTAATATAACATGTGCTTGCtaattcttgttttttttttttagttttagcaAAATAGTCTTTGGATGCTAATTGAAACCTGGTAGCATACATGACATGCTGCTCCTTGTTTGGAATGCTAGATTGGCTAACAAAAGAAACTGAAGACTGCTGTCCTAATATAGCATGTAGCTAGTGAGAAGTGATAACAATACAGAATTGGCAATAGTAAATGTTGAACACTTGCCACTAGAAGGCATCATGTTAACGATGCAATAGCTTCATATTCTTTTGTGTTTTGCTGTTGTACTGTTCAAATGTATCATCTAGCAGTGGCCACTGCTGCTATACATAATTGGCCTGctgactagttcgatctcccaCTTATAGTTTTTCATGTTCTACTTTCTAATCTTAAGATACCATCTTATTCTGACATTGTAGTGCTATTTCTATCTTGGTGCTGCTTctgttattcttttataatgtgaTGAGCTAATGGCTCTTTGCAGGGTTTTCGGCTGAAACTCTTGTGCCAAGAAACCAGGATGTAGGCTTAGCTGAGCTCCCAGCAACTGTGGCAGCCGTGAAGAATCCCAGTGCAAAAATTGTGTATGATGAGTATAACCATGAGAGATACCCTCCTGGGGACCCCAGCAAGCGTGCATTTGCATACTTTGTGCTGAGTGGTGGGAGATTCATTTATGCCTCCCTGTTGCGTCTGCTTATCTTGAAATTCGTCCTGAGCATGTCAGCAAGTAAGGACGTGCTTGCACTTGCCTCCCTTGAGGTTGACCTCTCAAGCATTGAACCTGGCACCACTGTGACTGTTAAGTGGCGGGGCAAGCCAGTCTTCATCAGGCGAAGAACAGAGGATGACATCAAGCTGGCCAACAGCGTCGATGTTGCCTCCCTCCGCCACCCGGAACAGGATGCGGAGCGTGTCAAGAACCCTGAGTGGCTGGTTGTCATTGGTGTGTGCACCCACCTGGGCTGCATCCCACTCCCAAATGCGGGAGACTTTGGCGGCTGGTTCTGCCCATGCCACGGCTCGCACTATGACATCTCTGGGAGGATCCGCAAGGGCCCAGCGCCCTTCAACTTGGAGGTGccgacgtacagcttcttggAAGAGAACAAGCTCCTCATCGGTTGATACTACTGGCTGTAGTGTTGGTCGAATAGCACTGCCGTTTTGTTTGATCGACAATTACCTTTTTTGTTGCCTGGGTATACACTCCATCGAGTGCAGTGTTGTTACTAGCACCTGACAGTAATGAATAACCTGCTGCTACTTAAAAGGATACTGTTAATTATTGTCGAGTTTGGATCACTTTTCTGATCTCAAGAGGAAACAATCTTGATCATGTAATACCTTTAGCTATTGCAGTCCATTTGATTCAGTCTTGCCTGGGTTTGTAACTCTTTTggtgttccttttttttttctttgataaGGACTCTTCTGGTGTTACTTGGGCTGAAAAAAAAATGTCTTGTAGCTATCATGGTTTGTTGAGTCATGCTGAATAATAATGAAAACGATAAGTCACCTGCTGTTATGTTTTTTTATAATGTCTGTATGTAAGGTCTTTGTAGGTCCCCCGCTCCCCGGGCCCTCTGAAAACGTCTTTTGAAGCTTTGCAATGGGTTTATTGCTGTATGTTCCAGAGTGATTGGCAAGTCTTGACAGCCTTGTTTTTTTCTCTTCAGATTCAAACATCTGCACAAAGAGGGCTAACATATAGCCATAGGTGATATGATTCGAAATCAGAGTGCCGCCTGACTATGCAAGCACATTTGTGAGCACTGCAACTTACCTGATCATGAAGTCCTGTTTGCTTGCTTTTTTTATAAGCTGTTTTATGTTTGGCGATGTGTTAGCACTCAGATGGAGCGTCCTTCAATAAATAGCGAGCGCTGGGCAATAGCCATGGTCCTTTGCTCCTGGACTACCGAAACTCCCCCGGACGTGCGCACCACGCGCACACATCGTTGGTGCCCATGCGCTCGCACGAGTCACCTGACAGATCCCGGAGCCTGCACCGGCATCTGGCAAAGAAGACCCATCGCGCTTGCCGTTTGGTTCTAGGATAACAGGATCCGTGGTCTCCGTAGCTCTGCAAGACTGCAACCATGAGCTGAAATTTCTAAGAATTTTAACAGATGGAGCCTAGCAGGGTAGACTCCGCACCCCCCCTGTTTCCTTGGTAGAAATTCTCTAGGTCATTTGTGAATTGTCATGGCCACTTCTATTTTGTGTTATATGACcaattatatatatactatatatgtatatataaccGCTATTTCGAACTGTTGAACTGAATTTCGCATGCTTTCTGAAATCGGCGCCCCTACGACGATTAGGTTCACCCTCCGCCACTGGAGCCTAGAGGGCCACGAGTGTGAGCTCTACTGCAACCTTGACGCTTGATGTCGATATCCTTTGCCACGGAGGGGGAGTGAAGCTGCCACCACCAGTGACTTGGGGAGCCCCGGCCCCGATCGCGCCAACACGGGACGCGTCATTTTCGCGTGCTCCCTTTTGTTTGGATTTTGTTGAGCACCTGCGCGATGCTAACCAATGAACGTACTTGTATTCCGAAGTACATGCTGGAAGCAGATTGACAGGCACTTGCTGACAGGAGTACTGTACAGGACGGGGGACACGAACGCATCTGGTAGGTTCGGTTCCCAGACAGTTGATCAGGTTGGTTGTGGTTGGGATCGTATTGCGCACTCACCTAACATTGCTGATTTCGGTTTTCCTTTCCTGGCCAGTGAAAGATTTGAGAATATGACACGTGAGAGTTCTATGCAGTAAGTAACTGGAGACTTTGTTGCTTCGCGATAGCTTGACAAATCAAGTATGTTCCTCTCATCGCCTCATGTCTCTACATTAAAAACAAAACACACAGCGTAGGAATTGTAACGGTGGACAAGTAGGAGGGGGGAAAAGTAAGTGATCAGTTACTCTTTCAGAAAAAGAGGCCGATATTGCAgacttattattattttttttaaaaaaagctaGCAGGAGCATTGCTCTGTTATTTAAGAAATGAGAAGTAAGGATAATGTTTTACATAGTTGATATTACATAAAAGAGTAGTCTCAAGCGACTTAATTGCTCTCAATGGACTTGCTTCAAAATAATTCAAGGCATGAACTATTTACTTATCTCTTAGCGGCATGGAATTGTGTTTCCAATCCCTCGTTACTTTTATTTTTTCGGTTAAAAGAACTAGCATAGCCATGATCCATGCCTCCATGGACCAACCACCAGAAACAAactcatcacaaatcaaggtgCTCACCTACCAAAGTACAGTATGAATTAGTTTTACCTTTTCCACACAAAGAATAGAAGTATAAAATATGCTGATGTATCAGCAACAGAGCCTTTGATTACTTCTCATCATCCTGGTTTCTTGCCCTCGAGTCCTTGACCCATTCTGAATTTCCCattcccctccctcctctctggaATGTCCTCCTCAAGCAACAGAACCCCTGTTTGGCTCCTTCTCCCAAAAGGCCAAAACCGTACTactgtctctctctcttctctgaaAGAGTACTCCACCCTtcccagcccccccccccccccccccccccccctgatcAAGCCCTCATTTCTTCCAGAAGCTTCCACGGCCATCTCGCTCTCGCTCtgacctcccactctctcggcTGAATCTCTTCGCCGAGTTTgttggcggaggcggcgggcatGACGGGGGCGAGGACGGCGGTCCTCCTTGCCGTCGCTTCTCTCTCCTGTCTGGCTGTCTCCTCTCATCGCCGGTGGTCTCTGCAGCCTCGGGAGCagaggtggccggcggggcggcTCTTCGGAAAATCGAGCGCATCGCAGGTGACCCCTTTCTTGCTCCGTCTGGTGCTCCTCGCTTCCTCATTTTCTTGGAGGAGTTTCTGCTTATTTGTCTCACCGATTGCTTGTGGATTGTGATTGGTAATAGAATGAATTCAGGTTTTGTCGATGGAATTCTGAGGGAGGCTAATTTTGGGACTTTCTTGATTGGCTCTTTGAGCTCATCTTGCCAGCGGATTCTCAAGTTAAAACTTCCTCCAAGTCGGGATTGGTGTTTTTATTGGATCAGGATTTTGATACGACAATATAAATGACTATTTGAGAAATTATGGCGATCGTTCAGTAATTGCATACTTATAAATCATCTAGCAGTTCATAGATCCATCGTGGATTAGTGGTTCGTCTAGTCGATACTCGGGCTCCGCAGAACCTTATTACGGATGCACACATGCGAGAGGTTCCTGATAATGTGGAAAATTCGATCTTTGAACCGCCTTGACCCCCTTTTCTGACAAAGGGATGCTCCAATCAAAGTTTGAGCCAGTCTTGTACTACCCTTCAATTGGCCCACGCCCATGGATCATATCTTGATAAAATTTTTAGGCATATAATCTAAGAAACGATAAGTGGAAAATATGGAGTTACCATAAGAAGCTTTTTTGCTTCTATTCCATGTGCTGCAAGGTTGATGGTTGGTAGTTTAGCCAACCATACCTGCCTGCGCGGCCTGCAGAGTAATGCCATTGACAATGTCTGCTGCAACTACCTTGACTTGAGACATCAAAACTAAGTCTATTGGATGCCTGTGCTATTATGTGCCTGCAATTAAGGAGCAGTTGTAGGACAGACAGTTAGCCCAGAAATTCTGAATGCGTCAAAAAGAAATGATGAGGATCAGCCAAGGAAAAATATCACAGCAAGATGCACAGCACCATGAATTTGGGATAAATCAATCATTTTCGAGTAACTTACCAAAAATATGGACTTTATAAACCAATGCTGTGCTGCTACCTTTCCCCCCCTTTAACATGCTAGATATACATAATTACCATGTTCGGCTTAACATAACTGCATGATTGGCTTTGggacctgttttttttttttgaaccatgCTTTGGGATCTGTTTGTTAGCTTTATGTGCACTTGGTTCATATGGAGGATATTCTTCTGTTCATTAGCTGTTACTGAGCCAACAGCATATACCTGCAGGAAGTGCCGGTGATGTGCTAGAAGACAATCCTGTTGGAAGGTTGAAGGTTTTCGTCTATGACTTGCCAAGCAAGCACAACAAGAGGATTGTCACCAAGGATCCACGATGCCTCAATCACATGTTTGCCGCTGAGATATTCATGCATCATTTCTTGCTCTCTAGTGCGGTGCGAACACTCAACCCAGAAGAGGCTGATTGGTTCTACGTGCCAGTTTACACTACTTGTGATCTTACTCCTGCTGGACTTCCACTGCCATTCAAGTCTCCAAGGATGATGAGAAGTGCAATCCAGTTTATTTCAAACAAGTGGCCCTTCTGGAATAAAACTGATGGAGCTGACCACTTTTTTGTTGTTCCACATGATTTTGGTGCATGCTTTCACTATCAGGTGAGAACATGTTCATATTTTCACATCTGTTTGCGGTACCTCATCACTGCTCACTATTTCAGTTCTCCATGGAGTAGGAGTCATATCAGATATGGGGTTTTCACTTTCTAGGAAAGTCATGCCTTTAGTGGCCATAACTCTGAGATTATATTTGCAATTTCATCTACCTTTATAGGAAGAAAAGGCTATTGAACGTGGAATTCTTCCAATGCTCCGCCGTGCTACATTGGTCCAAACATTTGGACAAAAGAAAATGCCTGAAGGAGGGTTCCATCATTATACCACCATATGCACCTCCACAGAAAATGCAGGCTCACTTGATTCCCCTTGATACTCCCCGTTCAATCTTTGTTTACTTCAGGGGACTGTTCTATGACAATGGCAATGACCCTGAGGGTGGGTACTATGCAAGGTTCGTGAAGAGTTTTCTATGTTATACACTCGAACATGATGTCTGGATCCTAATTAGTCATTTTGTTATGATGTTATGCAGAGGTACCCGAGCTTCACTATAGGAGAACTTCAAGAACAATCCTCTCTTCGATATCTCCACTGATCATCCTTCCACTTACTATGAAGATATGCAGCGCGCAGTCTTGTGCTTGTGTCCATTGGGATGGGCACCATGGAGCCCAAGGTTGGTGGAGGCCGTGGTTTTCGGCTGCATTCCAGTCATCATAGCTGATGACATTGTTCTACCATTTGCTGATGCGATTCCATGGGAGGAGATTGGTGTTTTTGTCGACGAGGAGGATGTTCCAAAGCTAGATTCAATCCTGACTTCCATTCCAATCGAAGACATTCTGAGGAAGCAAAGGTTGCTCGCCAATCTGTCTATGAAGAAGGCTATGTTGTTCCCACAGCCAGCCCAACCTAGGGATGCGTTCCATCAGATCCTAAACGGCCTTGCTCACAAGCTGCCACACACCCAGAGTGTATACTTGCAACCAGGAGAGAAGCACCTCAACTGGACCACTGGGCCTGCTGGAGATCTGAAGCCTTGGTAGCAGGAAAGCTCACTGCAAGAATAGTCTTTCCCTGCTAAAGTGCTAATTATACTGTGAAGTTCTGACTCCTCGATCAGCGGAGGAGTTTCTTAGAATCAGTTGGTATATGTTTTCCAACTGTGTTATAGTGCTTTGGTGCCACTGGTATCTGAATGGTGATTCTGTGGACCAGATTGTAACATTGTAATTGTACAAATGATTAAAGAAATGAAATGAGTGTGTTCTTGTGTGAAAATTGGTTCACGTGAGATGTTGACAAATTTGTGTTACATATTCCAGATTGTTGTGTATACTTCTGCAAGTGATTGGAGGAAATTGGGCTAGTAATAACAACAGAATGCAGGTTACACTACCGGAAAACGCTTAATTGCCGAGTGTCtcagactttgccgagtgcctggcactcggcaaagatgtggtttgccgagtgccaggccacgggcactcggcaaaaatctGGCACACGGCATGCCCGGGCGTTGCCGAGTGCAGGCCGTCGGCAAAGCAAGGCACTCAGCAACGTGtctcctttgccgagtgctggccgggcggcactcggcaaagcccgaGCACGTGCCGCCCGCCAGGGGGGCTAACGGCGTcaactctttgccgagtgcctccagctggcactcggcaaagtagaAACGTTGCCGAGTGCGCTGGCATGGCTCTCGGCAAAGCttcttttgccgagtgctggtgtctaggcactcggcaaacttggttaaatttttttttgggccttcaaatttttttggtcTCCACTTAAATTTGATAATGTAATCCCTAGTAacataaaataattttattgattggtttactattttcctttaatttttttgtttgcgGGGAATAATCCGTCGaagtaaatttaaaattagaagTGGGTCGAAATTTCAAAATCAATGAATGGAAATTTGATATTTATGTACCTGAATCAAAACTGATGCCGTATGCGCGAAAGAACTTAAAAGTTGAAGCATCTTTATCAAGAAACTTGATCACAAGTGTGTGCACGGACGTTCGgaaaaaaaaccaaaaatagCATGCAATGTCTGAAAATCATGTGAATTGTGCAAATCTCTTGGTTTCATGCGAGGATAGAGTGGAAAAAAATTGACAGCGTTTTGGACACGTGACAATGTACGCCACTTACAAGCCGGAGAATCTCCGAAGAAGTTTCGGAGAGATGTGTAGTATCCGGTTGGATTTGTGGTTGAAATGAATGTCGCATGTGATTTTCAATGTGAAACTTTTTATCAGAGGCTTTGCCGTCAGATGCTTTGCCCCTTTGCCGTTAGAGGTTTTGCCGAGTGTTCTTTGCCGAGTGGAAActggcctttgccgagtgtcagttGGAAGTCTGGTAGTGTTAATTAAGTTACAGTTGATATATGTAGTATTCTGGTAAGGGCGGTTGTGTGGTCGACGGACTCTCCAGCAAGGATGCTGGTGTGGAAGTGCCTGAGCCTCACCCTTGCTCCTGCAGCCAAAAGTTCAGGGAGAGCAGATGCGAGTGACCCTTCCATAGAGTACTAGACAGTAGACACTTTGAGCATAAATCTTCATACTTTCACTTAAATAGCGCGCGTGTTACATTTGAATATTGAAAGATCAAAGTACATCGATCATTTTGTGTATATAATCTACTCATTTTACATACGGAGCATTAGTCATGACCCCTTCAATATGGCCTGCAGCACTCTGGGCATACTAATACTGTAGCACATTGCGTGCAGCTGCATATAAACGATCCAGTTAATAATAAGCTAGATCTCTTGGTATCATGAGatcattttttttacttaaTGCTtattatatataatatatatgctAATGTCATGGAGTATATTACTTGTATATATACGATGGATCGGTCGATCGGCATATCTAGGCAGATGTCGCGGTCTTGCGTCCggtggcggcgtgcggcggcgggccgggtggcgcgggcgccggcggcttgggcgccggcggcttcggcgccggcggcttggGCCCTGGCGGCTTAGGCCCCGGCGGCGATGGCTTGGGAGGCGACGGCCCCGGCGACGGTGAGAGGGCGCAGCGGATCATGCAGACGATGCTCTTCTGGTCGCAGCTGACGACGCAGAGCGGCAGGTCGGGGCCCTTGCCCATGCACCCGAGCGCGCACGAGAACACCTGCGTGAAGCACCCCATCAAGCACCCCATCATGCTGTTCACCTCCCCCGGGGACGGCGGCTTCGGCGTCaggagcgccggcgccgccacgccgtCGTTGTTGTTGACCATGTTGTCAGCGCCGCTGAAGGCGACGGCGGTGCTCGCCCCGCCGGCCAGCGCGACGACGAGGAGCACGAGGAGGGAGCAGGCGCCGGCCATCGTTGTGGCGGCCGTGGCCGTGCGTGTGCGTGCGTCTCGTCGAGTAGTGATGACGAGCTTGCAATTGGTTGTGATGTGGGTTTGTGCGGAGGGTATAAATATAGGTAGGAGAGGGGAGCTCTAGCTTGGGCGTGGCGTGCCATGGCGGGATCGCGTTTTTGGTGTGTGCTGGTGTTGCTTTTCTGCGCACGCGAACACACGATACGAGTGATGGACGGGCCTGGAATCACGAGAGACGTGTGACCGATAGTCTATTAAAAACAAAATTAACCGTGGCTTCCCACTGCGACGAGATGGCCGAGTTGGTCTAAGGCGCCAGATTAAGGTTCTGGTCCGAAAGGGCGTGGGTTCAAATCCCACTCTCGTCAGCATTATTTTTTTGTCTTTTCTTTTACTCCTATTTtaataaataatttttattttatatggCCTTTTCAACATACTGGAAGCTGCTCGTGAAGAAAGACGTGCTTTTCAGCTGGGTTGTTAAATAATAACCTCCAACACTATTTGTCACGCAAGTATCATTTATGGCTAACTGCCATACCGTCAAAGAAGTTTGAAAGAATATGTCTTTGTATGATATAGTTTTGTACGCTGAACATATTTACATTTTATTAACACGTTGTTTGAGATTACTATTAGCACGTTGGTACtgaggagaaaaggaaaaacactaTTCTGCCTTAACCTGCTTATTTGAGATTACTATTAGCACGTTGTtcaaatttttagaaaaaggtTGATTTCATGGGACACTGAAGTCGCCAGTTAATTAGGGCTGCTAAAACTATGCTGACATGGCAGCTTGGGACAAGAAAGAAGTAGAAGGGTCATGGTTCATGTATCTTCAACCATTTCAGCAATCCATTccatttatcatatatattcaatCATTTCATATtgagataataataataataataataataataataataataataataataataataataataataatggaATTGGCAAGTACCATTGTTGAGCAGCCCACGGATGCCCTCGTACCCTCCAATCTATTGGGCTGCAGAAAATGGCCCAAGTCAAATATAAGTCGGCCTTATTTTAACTCTCATTCTCGATCACcctcaaaaaaattaaaacattAACTCTCATCCCAATCAGCACTTCAGCGGACACGAGAATTACACAACGGATTTCCTCCTATCAATAGTCTAGCCAACTCCAAGCATACGTAGCCAGCAAAGATAATAAGCTGCACCCGTGATTATTTTCTTACTCGTCGCGCGCTCTCAGTACTTTTTTTACCATGTTTTCCAAGTGTCCTTTAATagccaatttttttatttgttctttttaatttttttcaaatagCTAAATCTTTTTGATATAGTTTGAGACAATTCGTGAGAGGTGTTTACTAAGTCATTGTGGTTTTTGTGGTGggtgggaggggagggggtatatatagccatgCAGCCCGAGCCCGTTAGCCCAGCCCGaggcctcttttttttttccggcCCAAGCACGACCCGGCCCAGTGACCTACGGGCtcgggctggcacggcccgaGGGAGCAGGTCGTGCCTGGGCTGCACCCCAGGCACGTGGGCCGGCACGGGCATGACCCGCTCCCAAAGCTACAGCTCACCAATGCCCAGCCCACCATtgttaaaaaaaacaaacccCAGCCCACCATCCTTCCATCCCTAATCCCTTATCTGTTCCCCACCCCACccaccccccgccgccgcctcccatgGAGGACTTCGGCGCCCAGCTCATGCAGAGATGGAGGGCGGGAGTTGCTGGGCGCATGGAGGAGATCAACAGCGGAGACGACGGTTCGATCTTCTCCCACACCACGAGCCGCCGTTTGACTTCGGCGATGGTGATGCCGAGCTCGACGCCATCTTCCGAGTTTCCGAAGCCGCGTCGGGTGGGAGCTGCTCCAGATGCCACTGGGCGAGGACTACTTCGAGGTGCTGCCGGGGCACCTCGCGAacgtggcggcgggcggggccctGCCGGCGGCGTGCGACGGTGGTCGTTCGCGGGGAGGTGGCTGCACAGAGCCGCAGAGGGCCGTGTGCAAGGACGACAGGATGACGCAGGGGTGGCCGGGTGGGCTGTGTGCAAGGACGGGTTCAcgggcggcacggcacgaaaACGGCCCATTGGGCCGTGCCTGGCCGAAGGCTAGGCCCGAAGCGGCATGGCCCGTGAAGGCCCGACCACCACCGGGCCATGCCGGCCCAACAtcggccgggccggcccattGGCCAAGGGGGGTTGGGTGGTTGTCCTTCGTACCCATATTGGGCTTGTTTGTTTCCTTCCATTccattttacaattttttttttgcatgtatggtgtactaaataaagtctatttgcaaaacttttttagggatgggtgtaacttttcgcgatgaatctaatgacggtaattaatcgatgttttgctaacagtgatgctacagtaaccatcctccaatcgcgcggtcaaaggtctcattagatttttcagggtcactagcacgggggttctgaagttagt is drawn from Panicum virgatum strain AP13 chromosome 1N, P.virgatum_v5, whole genome shotgun sequence and contains these coding sequences:
- the LOC120655876 gene encoding cytochrome b-c1 complex subunit Rieske, mitochondrial-like; translated protein: MLRVAGRRLSSALAWRPAAAAAAGTRGPLAGALPGPGRDDDDDDARGRRARFAVDSPFAAARGFSAETLVPRNQDVGLAELPATVAAVKNPSAKIVYDEYNHERYPPGDPSKRAFAYFVLSGGRFIYASLLRLLILKFVLSMSASKDVLALASLEVDLSSIEPGTTVTVKWRGKPVFIRRRTEDDIKLANSVDVASLRHPEQDAERVKNPEWLVVIGVCTHLGCIPLPNAGDFGGWFCPCHGSHYDISGRIRKGPAPFNLEVPTYSFLEENKLLIG